Proteins from a genomic interval of Lolium perenne isolate Kyuss_39 chromosome 1, Kyuss_2.0, whole genome shotgun sequence:
- the LOC127337658 gene encoding B3 domain-containing transcription factor VRN1-like codes for MLGSPVEVPGEGPTKKHRGRPAKVGHFHEDAGPDHFLRIVFKATFGHLMIPKAFVKWFEEISSNIIVTTNTGCNWRMTTRREGNAAFIDQGWTAFVIAHQLKVGQFGTFRKVSSLEYSVVIFDHTYTEVVSRCPLPWR; via the coding sequence ATGCTTGGGTCACCTGTTGAGGTTCCCGGCGAGGGACCGACGAAGAAGCATCGTGGAAGGCCGGCTAAGGTCGGCCACTTCCACGAGGACGCAGGGCCGGACCACTTCCTCCGCATCGTCTTCAAGGCCACCTTCGGCCATCTCATGATCCCTAAAGCTTTTGTCAAGTGGTTTGAAGAAATTTCTTCCAacatcatcgtcaccaccaacactggATGCAACTGGAGGATGACTACGAGGAGAGAAGGCAATGCCGCATTCATTGACCAGGGATGGACGGCCTTCGTCATCGCCCATCAGCTCAAGGTAGGCCAGTTCGGCACCTTCAGGAAGGTGTCCTCCTTGGAGTACAGTGTGGTTATCTTCGACCACACCTACACTGAGGTGGTGAGCAGGTGCCCGTTGCCATGGCGATGA
- the LOC139834760 gene encoding uncharacterized protein, whose translation MEDHLAWHFNPRGIFSVKSAYKVAVMVRDRLSGREAAHSGSSATSGPSFDWNHIWKLNVSGKIKMFIWCLAHNSLANRMKIHKLGIDLDTKYPVCNRLNEDGGHAFLKCKKELWNCDEATQVRSVTLMWEWWNQRNKANTDKDSPDPNVVCSHVERLLIDFMSLWKLEKPAKPPNTHKWSKPPNDYVKINFDSSFNVVFVDGGWGFVIRDQEGFFVAAGVGKSKNPGSALQSEVVACLAAINGACRVGASQVSSNLMPQIWSRV comes from the exons ATGGAGGATCATCTTGCCTGGCACTTCAACCCGAGAGGTATCTTCTCAGTAAAATCCGCATATAAAGTGGCGGTCATGGTGAGGGATCGGCTTTCTGGCAGAGAGGCTGCACATTCTGGCTCTTCTGCAACTTCGGGGCCTTCTTTTGATTGGAATCATATTTGGAAGCTCAATGTTTCGGGGAAGATCAAGATGTTTATTTGGTGCCTTGCTCATAACAGCCTTGCCAACCGCATGAAGATTCACAAGTTGGGTATCGATCTTGACACCAAATATCCGGTATGCAACAGGTTAAATGAGGATGGTGGGCACGCTTTTCTGAAGTGCAAGAAG GAGCTCTGGAATTGCGATGAGGCTACTCAGGTCCGTTCAGTCACCCTCATGTGGGAGTGGTGGAACCAACGCAATAAGGCCAACACCGACAAGGATAGCCCAGATCCTAATGTTGTCTGCTCTCATGTGGAGCGCCTTCTGATTGACTTCATGTCTCTATGGAAGCTAGAGAAGCCAGCAAAACCACCTAACACTCACAAGTGGTCAAAACCTCCTAATGATTATGTCAAGATCAACTTTGATAGCTCCTTTAACGTTGTTTTTGTCGACGGGGGATGGGGCTTTGTCATCCGCGATCAAGAGGGCTTTTTCGTTGCTGCTGGTGTGGGCAAGTCGAAGAACCCGGGGAGTGCTCTGCAGTCGGAGGTTGTGGCCTGTTTGGCCGCAATCAACGGTGCGTGCAGAGTGGGTGCCAGTCAGGTGTCTTCGAATTTGATGCCTCAAATCTGGTCCAGGGTCTGA